The segment TGGAGGAGGGGAACCATTCGGAATAGATCCGGCCCCAGACATTCTGGAGCGTACCCGGAAAGGGACCCGCCACTTCGAACACAGCCCATGCAGATGCTGGAACCTCAAGCTTGGCGTAGGACGGCGGACATTCCTGCGTGGTAGCTACTCCGATATAATGATCCAGCTCCCCGCGTTCATCCATCCGTCCTTCCGAGAAATTCACGGATGCGCTGATCATCCCGGCCGGAATGATATTCGACAGCTCCTTCAGCTCCCCTATCATCTCCATGCTCAGACTCTGCCACATGGCAGCAATCTCCGGGTTCACCCCGCTGAACTGGATAGCTACCCTTTTCTTGAGTCCAACGATCCGAAAACTCTCTTTCTCCTCAATACGGTAATTCATTTCACTGCCTCCTCTGATGGTTAACTGAAAAGTCATTCGAGGAAAGGCCTTCAGGGGTGTCCCTGCCGTTCTTGCTTCTGAAGGCGTTACGCCATGAAGCTGCTGAAAGGCTTTTGTGAATGCATCCGGCGAAGTGTATCCATACTCCAGGGCAACATCAATAATCCGGTGCTGGCTTCCCTGCAGCTTGAAGGCAGCCAGCGTAAGACGTCTGCGGCGGATATATTCCGAGAGCGGGATACCGGCCAGGAAGGAGAACATCCGTGTAAAATGATACTCCGAGCATAATGCGTAACCCGCAGCCACTTTTACATCGATCTCTTCCTCCAGATGCTCTTCAATGTAGAAGAGTGCAGCATTCATATCTTCCAGCAGGTTCACCGTGCACCACCCTTTCCTCACCATCAGATTAACAGCTACGCAGGGAATGCATCCGACAGTTCCTGCACCATATTAACGGGTACTTTCTTATTTAAAGACAATCCGCAAATTTAGAGGCATAATGAAGCATAGAATATATACGAATAAGCTAAACAGGAAATCCCCATTACATGGTTAAAAAGGGAGGTTGCCATGAAGCTTGTCCCCAACTGCATCACGCTCAGCCGGATCGCACTGGCTCTTCTGCTGCTGTACCTGGCGCCGCTGGGCACGGGCTTCACTATAGTCTACCTCCTGTGCGGAATTACCGATCTGCTGGATGGCCCTATTGCCCGAATGACCGGTACGGATAGCAACCTCGGTGCCAAACTCGATTCCCTGGCCGACATGACACTGGCAGGCACTGCACTCTATACCTTATATCCGTTCCTTGGTCTTACCCTCGGCCTCATCCTGTGGGTCGTGCTGATTGCCGTCATCCGGGGAACCTCCATCCTGACCGCGCTGTGCAAATTCAGCACCTACGGCAGCATTCATACCTACGGTAACAAGCTTGCCGGATTGCTGCTATTCCTTACACCGATGCTGCTTCCCTATGTGAATCAGGCGATCTGGACAATAATTGTATGCTTAGTGGCCACTCTATCTGCAATCGAGGAACTGATCCTGCTTCTAATCTCAAGTGAGCTGCAGTTGGACCGCAAGGGACTGTAGTGCGGCGTTGATTAGCATTCTGCATAGCGATGAAGCAACTCCTTGACCTGCCGCCTTGTATTTACGATCAGCACTTGCTGGTGAGCTCCGGCCTGCTTGAGCCTCTCCAAGGTAGTAGCACGGCTACGTGCCTTATAGTTCCAGACCCATTTCACAAAAGCCCAATCCAGCTTCTCTGGGCAGCCTTCATTCATATCCGGCCGGGTCTGGTTATGGTACATGACACGACGCTTCACAATCCGGTAAATACATAATAAACGGGGTAAATCCAGAAAAATAATGACCTCCGCACGCCTCAGTCTGCTATCCATGGTCCTTGAATAATTACCATCTATAATCCATTGCTCCTGATTTGTATATTGCCGTACCAGTTCATCCCACTCTTCATCTGGCTTAGGGACCCAGCCCGGGTTCCAGAAAAGGGTATCCAGATGTACAACCGGCAGATGTAGAAGAGCACCAAGCTGACGGGCCAGGGTAGACTTGCCTGATCCTCCTGATCCGAGAATTAAAATCCGGTTCATAGGCTTCTCCTTGTGCATTTTGACATCATAGTGATCCATCACTCCAGCCCCAGATACTCCCTAACGGCATCCACAACAGCAGAGGCCACGCTCTCCTGGAACCCGGAGGTCCACATCTTCGCCTCGTCGCCGGGATTCGTTAAATAGCCCAGCTCCAGCAGCACCGACGGCATTACCGTATCGCGCAGAACGAAGTAATTCCCTTTCTTCACGCCGCGGTCTTTGAGACCGGTAGCTTGAATGACATGCTTATGTATTGTCTCGGCCCAAGCCAAGGATTCTTCATGATAATAAAAGGTTTCTGTACCAGATGCTGATACCTCCTCATAGGTATTGCCATGAATGGAAATGAACAGGTCTGCGGGCAGGTTATTGGCGAACTGGGGCCGGAACAGCTCTTGTGAAGAGATAAAAGCATCCCCGGTCCGGGTAAGCCGGATCTCAATCTGCGGGTCCTGCTCCACCTGGGCTGCGATTTTCTCTGACAAGCTCAGATTGAAATCCTTCTCCAGCCGTCCGCTGACGGAGACTGCCCCGGGATCTTCCCCGCCGTGTCCCGGATCTACCACAACCTTATAGACCCTGCCGAGGTAGGGTTGGCTGCTGCTCTGCGGTTGACCCGTACTTCCGGGTACACGAATGACCGAATCCTCTGCCGGGGCTGCACTTAGACCTGTATCGGCAAGCTTCCCGCCAGAACCGCTGCCGGCGCCATCGCTACATGCCGCCAGCAGCAATAGGCTGAGCCATACGGCGGCTATCAGGTACGTTTTCCTCATTCCGGTTGCTCCTTCTCGCTCACTTCCTGCACGTTGCCTACTTCCATTTCAGCATACCGGAGGCTTGATAAGCAAGACCTAATTCTCAGCAGCTTCAGGGGCGTTTTCCCCGCCAGCCTTATCCGGTGAATTCAGCAGCACCAGCCCCCCGATAATGATCAGCAGACTTATGCCGGTGAGCAGATTGAACGGATCATTCCAGATCAGGATGCCGATCAGTGCTGTCAGCGCTGTCCCCACGCCAGACCAGATGGCATAAGCCAGGCTCAGAGGTATGGTGCGAAGACTGATCGATAAGCAGTAAAAAGCCAGGCCCATTCCAAGCACTACTCCGATCGACGGCAGCACACTGCTGAATCCATCGGAGAGCTTAAGCATAGTCGTACCGAAGATTTCTGAAATAATAGCAATGCTTAACGCTAAGTAACCTCTCATCTCTACACCCCCGTTGACAGCTTCAGCAGAACCACACCGCCAATGATGAGGATTAAGCCTGCTATTTTTCGCACATTCAGACGTTCCTTATAGACCAGCACGCCAACCAATGCGGTTAACGCCGTTCCCACGCCAGACCAGATGGCATAAGCTGTCCCGAGAGGGATTTCTTTCAGCGCCAGTGACAGATTGAAGAACGCCAGGCCCATGCCAGCGACCACTGCAATGGAGGGAAGCAGCTTTTTGAAACCGTTCGATGCCTTAAGCATAGAGCTGCCGAAGACCTCACTCACAATGGCTAAGGATAGTAACACATAAGCATTCAATGGGGTTGCCTCCTTAATGAATCATTTCATATAATTTCCGGATGACCTTATCACGCATGTCATCGCTGATCTCGCCGATCCCGAATACCTCCGATAACCACAGGCCGTCTACAGCCAGCCGGACAATGGAGCCAATTACCGGGTCCAGCCCATCATTCTCGATGTTCTCTTGCCAGACGGTGTAATGCTTCCTTAATTCATCCAGCAATTCACCGTTTGTAAAAAGCGCTGCGTTAAGAGCAACATTCATGTCCTGCCCATCCTGATCAGCTTCCACGGTAGACTGCAAATAAGCACGGCTCCACTTCCCTTGCTCCCGCGTATCCTGGGCCGCCCTCTTCTGGACATCTGCAACGAAATCATTTGTGATGCCCGAAACCATACTGTAGATTAATGCGTCTTTACTCGGAAAATGGTGCAGCAGACCGCCCTTGCTCACTCCTGCTTCAGCAGCCACCGCTTCAAGTGTAAGCTTCTCAATTCCGCTATTCCTAACAATCGTTGAAGCTGCAGCCAGAATCAGACTGCGTTTGGAATTACTGTTCACAATCATCACCTCGTCATTTACTATACCGTCCAGACGGTTTGTTTGTCAAGCAGATGAATTGCAGCACAAAGCGCTCATCAGCTGATGAGCGCTCCCGCAACTTATACTGTTCAATGGATATGCCGTTACAGTTAAGACCCTGACAAAAGTCCGCGGATATAGCCGCTTAATTCCCCGGCAGTCTGCTCATGCGCAGGCAGCCCCGGATGGGTCCGCGCGCCCATCGTCTCATTCGTCACATTCGGCAGCTGGAACACCGACACATTCTTGTCGCCCGTGGATCTCATATATTCATCCACCGCACGGTATATCGTTGGCATCAAAGAGAGGCCCAGCATTCCATACACCCAGAGAAGATGCGCTTCGGGATTATAGCTTCTCAGCTTCGCCAGGAACCTCGTGACTGCGGCCTCGAAGGCGGCCAGATCCTCCTCATGATAGCTTCCGTCTTCATTCAGCCGCTGCTTATAGATACGTCCGGTGTCCTCATCCAGCCACTCGGGGGAGTTGAACGCGCCGTCATCATTGGTGCCCAGGTTGACTACTACCACATCCGGCTGCCAGGCCGCAAAATCATTCATCGCATGCGCCCCAAGCGCTTCATTACGGGAGCCGGTCAGCAGACCGCAGACCTGCTCGTAGATGTCAGGGATATTGCCTCGCGGATTGTTGTCCCAGCTGGAAAGCACACCCCATCCGCTCTGAGAGATTACCCGGAATTCAGCCTGCACGGCATCGGCAGTGATCGCTGTATAGTTATGCACGCCGCTGAACCAGGCGGGAATCCAGTCCTCTTCGCTCTTGGAACCGATGACTCCTTCACCTGAAGTGATACTGTCACCGATGAACTCCAGCCGGTACGGCTTTGCTTCAACAGGCAGGAAGCTGCCGTCTGTGCGGACCGCATGGTACTGAAGATAAGAGCCGGGATCGCCGCTCATCGCCTGGACCTCTTTTACAATCCGGATATTCTTTACCAGCTCAGGGTTCATTCCTCTGAATACGCAGATCCAGTGCCTTCCGGCATTCACCATCTGTCTGCTGACGGGAACGGAGTTGATCAGCACACTGATCCAGGACTCGTGATGATCGTAACCGGATTCTACTTCAAGCCACAGCTCGGCGGCCCGGAGGTTCACCTCTATCGCACTGCCCGTCCAGAATAACGTCAGGGGGTTAAGCGCTCCGGTCGTTCTGCCATGAATCTTCAGATGCTTGATCTCTGTCAAAGGCTGTACCTGTAACTGCAAATGGGAATAGCTGCTCATTCTAATCCCTCCTGTTTGGCGGCAATCGAGAAGCTGCGGACCTTCATCCACTTCCCGCCCACCCATTCGTCGACGGTGCCCTTCCGCGTTCTAACACAGAACTTATGCGAGGTCCCGCGGTCAAAGCCCGTTGCTTCATATAACAGGTCTTCTCCCTGCTGTCCCTTGAAATACACCTGCTTCAGGCCGAGTCTGTTCAATAATTCCTGCTTCACACTGTCTGTATATTGGCGCGAGAATTCTTTTGTCATGGTTGTTCCTCCTGCTTCGTTTATCAACGGTTCAACTTCCCGGATGCTTCTTAGAGAATAACGTATATGCGGCGAATTTTCACCTTTATTTTTCACCAAACCGCCCTTAAATCCGGTTGATTTTGAACTCGGCCCTGTAATAGAATTAATGGATTATATAGAAAAGGATGCGCATACGCAATGCCTTACAAGGAATCACGTCCGCTTCGAAAAAGGTCGATTCTGTTCTTCTCGCTGATCATGCTGGTGAAGAGTTATTTCGCCTGGTATTACTTATTCGAGGACGGTCCAACCTGGACCACCTGGCTGAAGGAAATCCCGTTCGTGCTGCTGCTGTTCTGCCTCATTGAATGGTTCGCCACGAAGCACAAGGTCGCGATCTATCTGTTCGTCAATCTGCTCATTACCGTCCTGTTCTTCTCTCTCATCGTCTATCATAATCATTTTGGAATGATTGCTACGTCCCAAGTCTTCGGTCAGGTCAAGCAGGTAGGCGCCGTCAAAAAAAGTATATTCGCTGTCGTGCATCCGCAATATATGCTTATCTTCGTAGACATCATTATCATCAGCCTGATCATGCTCAGACGGAAGAAAGCGCTGGCCTGGAAGCATTCCATGTCCCGCCCCAGCAACCGCAAGGCGGTAGCTATCCTGTTCTGTATCTCGCTTACGCTGTGCATGATGAATATCTTCCCCAATAAAGCCAGTATGAACGAGAATGTCAAGGCAGAGCAGATGGGCATTCTCAATTATGAAGCTTACGCCCTGCTGCGTGAACCCGCAGAGGAGCCTATGGACCCTGCGCAAATCTCTCAGGCTGGTATCGATAGGACAAAGGGCATTCAGCAGAAGGCTGATCCAGTCCTGTTCGGAGCTGCCAAGGGCAAGAATCTGATCATCCTGCAGATGGAGTCGCTCCAGAACTTCCTGATCAACCTGTCGGTGGACGGAACCGAAATCACGCCGAACCTGAATAAGCTGGCTGGCGGGAGCTACTATTTCCCCCGGTTCTTTCAGCAGGTAGGCCAGGGCAATACCTCGGATGCCGAATTCATCGTCAACACTTCTTTTTATGTGCCGCCGGACGGTCCAGCCACAGATAAGTATGCTCCGAAGGAGCTGCCGAGTCTGCCGAAGCTGCTGGAGGCACAGGGGTATGATACCGCGACTTTTCATACCAATAATGTAGAGTTCTGGAACCGCGGGGAGCTGTATAAGGCGCTGGGCTTCAATCAATATTATGACAAAACCTACTTCGGTGAAGAGGATGCCGTCTTCTACGGCTCCTCGGATGAAGTTCTGTACCGAAAGACCTCTGCGGAGCTTGCGCGGATGGATCAGCGTGAACAGCCCTTCTATGCCCATGTCATCTCGATGTCGTCACATAATCCGTTCTCGATCCCGGAGAGCAAATACAAGATGACCTTGCCGGAACGGTATGAGGGGACACTGGTCGGCGACTATATCCGGGCGGAGAATTATGCCGATTATGCCCTTGGCCAGTTCATAGAAGAGCTTAAGGGCAGCGGGGTATGGGACAATAGTGTAATCGTACTCTACGGCGATCACCGGGGACTGCCGATTTTCTCACTGAAGGAAGAGGATAAAGTCCTGCTGCAGGAAATCCTGGAGCATGAGTATAATGAGCGTGACCTGATTAATATACCGCTGATCATCTCAGCCACCGGCGTTACGGCACCGGCACTGAAGGAGCAATTAGGCGGCCAGGTGGACATTCTGCCGACCGTTGCCAATCTGCTTGGTGTCCCGCTGGACTATCATATCCACTTCGGACAGGATCTGCTCAACCAGACAGCGTATAACCTGCTGCCGCAGCGCTATTACCTGCCTACGGGTTCATTCGTTAATAATGAAGAGCTGTTCCTGTCAGGCAGCGGGTTCGAGGACGGCCAGCATTATACGTTATCCGGTGACGGGACGGATCTGCTTCAATCGACAGAGGATGAATTCACCCGGGCGCTGGAGCTGCTGCGCATGTCCGACAGTTATGTTACTCAGCTGCCTGACCGGGTAGTTGAAGGTCCGCCGGAGGGCGAATAAGAACTGAATAGGCACCATCCTTCACACAGCAAAGCCCGGTTCGGAGTCCTGTCTCTGAACCGGGCTTCTTTATATGCTTGGTAGGGTTAGCGCTGCTTGTCCAGAAAATCCCGCACAGCCTGACCCGCCTGAAGCGGAAGCTGCATCCAGACATACGCATGAAGCGAATCCGGGATCAGCGCAATTTCATAGCTGTCCAGCAGCTCTGCGAAGGCATTCAGACTGCTGCGGACCCGTTCATCGTTCCATTCCGCTTCGCTGGGCAGGAACAGGACCGGACATTGTATTGTCTGATAATAGTGTTCAAAGGACAGCTCCCAATACTTCTCTATGTATTCGATTCTGACACGGTTCGGACAACAATAGGTATACTTGCCGTCTGGATGCTGCTCCAGGCTATGCGTATAGAACGCACAGAAATATTCATTCCACAGGCCCTCCGCTGTCAGCTCATCCTTCTGCCCGGCTACATACAATTCAAGGCTGTCATAGCACGGTTCCTTCCATTCCTCCAGTTCTGCCCGGAGCTGCGCTTTCTTCTGATTCATCTCTTCCGCCGTACCGTTAAATATACCGTATTCTCCAAATTCGTTATTCAGCGCACCTTCACACACCAGGGATGCTACAAGCTCCGGATGAGCTGCTGCCAGACTGACCGCTACCTGCGCTCCCATGGAGCTTCCTACTACGTGGCACTTCTCCACCTGCAAATGCCTCAGTAACTGATACATATCCTCTGCCATCTCGTCAATATGATAGCCAGTCTCCGGCTTGTCCGAACGGCCATGCCCCCGGAGATCCGGTGCAAGGATGCTGTAGTCCTGCTCCAGTTGCGGGAGAACTCCATCCCACATATGCAGGTTCCCGCCGCTGAAATGAAGCAACAGGACGACAGGCTTGTCATTTAAAGAAAACTTGGCGTTTATGCTTAAATTCTTCAAAGGAATACGTTCCTCAATCATTTCCATTTCCTCCTCCATTCCCGCAATCCCTTGCGTTTGCTTTACCTTATATGTATTTGGCAGACAATGGATTAATTATATACGCGGTCCTTCTATGCTGTCACCAGACGAATAGGCACCAATCCCGCCTTCTGATCATACACAGATAGAAAAGAAGGGCGGGATGCGGAATGAATAACAGGACAGATGAAGAAGAGTGGGCGATCTTCCTGGCGGCTGTCTGCGGACAGACCTATACTCAATTTGCCAATGCAGAGGGTGCATTCGTGGTGCCGGCGGACTTCTCGGCCGTGCACAGCTTTCAGGCGAAATCGATGGGAAATGTCCGGGAGCTGTTCGGCTTCATTCTGGAATCCCCGCAGGAGATCATTGTGGCCTGGCGTGGCAGCATCTCCACAAATGATTGGCTCTCCAACATGAATGCCGCGCAAAAACCGTTCCAATACATTAAAGAGCCCTGCCTGACCCATCGGGGGTTCACCGATATCTATGCATCCGCTCGGGAGGCCATTCTCTCCGTGCTTGGCACTCTGTCCCCGGAGAAGACGCTATTTGTAACGGGCCATAGCCTTGGCGGGGCACTGGCCACTCTGTGTGCGCTGGATGTTGCTGCCAATTCTGCCTTCACCGCCCCGCGGCTGTATACCTACGGGTCTCCGCGTGTCGGGGACCCGGATTTTGCCAAGGCCTTCAGCCGTTACGTGCGCAGCAGCTACCGCTATGCCAATCTTTTTGACGTCACGACGTATGTTCCGCCAACCGTCTACAAGCTGCCCAAGCAGAAGACCAAATACTATTACACTCATGTTCAGACCCTTAAATCCCTCTCCTTCCAGAATGGCAGC is part of the Paenibacillus sp. FSL M7-0420 genome and harbors:
- a CDS encoding AraC family transcriptional regulator, which codes for MNLLEDMNAALFYIEEHLEEEIDVKVAAGYALCSEYHFTRMFSFLAGIPLSEYIRRRRLTLAAFKLQGSQHRIIDVALEYGYTSPDAFTKAFQQLHGVTPSEARTAGTPLKAFPRMTFQLTIRGGSEMNYRIEEKESFRIVGLKKRVAIQFSGVNPEIAAMWQSLSMEMIGELKELSNIIPAGMISASVNFSEGRMDERGELDHYIGVATTQECPPSYAKLEVPASAWAVFEVAGPFPGTLQNVWGRIYSEWFPSSNYEQVEGPELLWNESKDTHSPTFKSEIWIPVREAKRP
- a CDS encoding CDP-alcohol phosphatidyltransferase family protein, with product MKLVPNCITLSRIALALLLLYLAPLGTGFTIVYLLCGITDLLDGPIARMTGTDSNLGAKLDSLADMTLAGTALYTLYPFLGLTLGLILWVVLIAVIRGTSILTALCKFSTYGSIHTYGNKLAGLLLFLTPMLLPYVNQAIWTIIVCLVATLSAIEELILLLISSELQLDRKGL
- a CDS encoding DNA topology modulation protein, yielding MNRILILGSGGSGKSTLARQLGALLHLPVVHLDTLFWNPGWVPKPDEEWDELVRQYTNQEQWIIDGNYSRTMDSRLRRAEVIIFLDLPRLLCIYRIVKRRVMYHNQTRPDMNEGCPEKLDWAFVKWVWNYKARSRATTLERLKQAGAHQQVLIVNTRRQVKELLHRYAEC
- a CDS encoding N-acetylmuramoyl-L-alanine amidase family protein translates to MRKTYLIAAVWLSLLLLAACSDGAGSGSGGKLADTGLSAAPAEDSVIRVPGSTGQPQSSSQPYLGRVYKVVVDPGHGGEDPGAVSVSGRLEKDFNLSLSEKIAAQVEQDPQIEIRLTRTGDAFISSQELFRPQFANNLPADLFISIHGNTYEEVSASGTETFYYHEESLAWAETIHKHVIQATGLKDRGVKKGNYFVLRDTVMPSVLLELGYLTNPGDEAKMWTSGFQESVASAVVDAVREYLGLE
- a CDS encoding DMT family transporter produces the protein MRGYLALSIAIISEIFGTTMLKLSDGFSSVLPSIGVVLGMGLAFYCLSISLRTIPLSLAYAIWSGVGTALTALIGILIWNDPFNLLTGISLLIIIGGLVLLNSPDKAGGENAPEAAEN
- a CDS encoding DMT family transporter; this encodes MNAYVLLSLAIVSEVFGSSMLKASNGFKKLLPSIAVVAGMGLAFFNLSLALKEIPLGTAYAIWSGVGTALTALVGVLVYKERLNVRKIAGLILIIGGVVLLKLSTGV
- a CDS encoding TetR/AcrR family transcriptional regulator; translation: MNSNSKRSLILAAASTIVRNSGIEKLTLEAVAAEAGVSKGGLLHHFPSKDALIYSMVSGITNDFVADVQKRAAQDTREQGKWSRAYLQSTVEADQDGQDMNVALNAALFTNGELLDELRKHYTVWQENIENDGLDPVIGSIVRLAVDGLWLSEVFGIGEISDDMRDKVIRKLYEMIH
- a CDS encoding SGNH/GDSL hydrolase family protein — its product is MSSYSHLQLQVQPLTEIKHLKIHGRTTGALNPLTLFWTGSAIEVNLRAAELWLEVESGYDHHESWISVLINSVPVSRQMVNAGRHWICVFRGMNPELVKNIRIVKEVQAMSGDPGSYLQYHAVRTDGSFLPVEAKPYRLEFIGDSITSGEGVIGSKSEEDWIPAWFSGVHNYTAITADAVQAEFRVISQSGWGVLSSWDNNPRGNIPDIYEQVCGLLTGSRNEALGAHAMNDFAAWQPDVVVVNLGTNDDGAFNSPEWLDEDTGRIYKQRLNEDGSYHEEDLAAFEAAVTRFLAKLRSYNPEAHLLWVYGMLGLSLMPTIYRAVDEYMRSTGDKNVSVFQLPNVTNETMGARTHPGLPAHEQTAGELSGYIRGLLSGS
- a CDS encoding LTA synthase family protein, producing MPYKESRPLRKRSILFFSLIMLVKSYFAWYYLFEDGPTWTTWLKEIPFVLLLFCLIEWFATKHKVAIYLFVNLLITVLFFSLIVYHNHFGMIATSQVFGQVKQVGAVKKSIFAVVHPQYMLIFVDIIIISLIMLRRKKALAWKHSMSRPSNRKAVAILFCISLTLCMMNIFPNKASMNENVKAEQMGILNYEAYALLREPAEEPMDPAQISQAGIDRTKGIQQKADPVLFGAAKGKNLIILQMESLQNFLINLSVDGTEITPNLNKLAGGSYYFPRFFQQVGQGNTSDAEFIVNTSFYVPPDGPATDKYAPKELPSLPKLLEAQGYDTATFHTNNVEFWNRGELYKALGFNQYYDKTYFGEEDAVFYGSSDEVLYRKTSAELARMDQREQPFYAHVISMSSHNPFSIPESKYKMTLPERYEGTLVGDYIRAENYADYALGQFIEELKGSGVWDNSVIVLYGDHRGLPIFSLKEEDKVLLQEILEHEYNERDLINIPLIISATGVTAPALKEQLGGQVDILPTVANLLGVPLDYHIHFGQDLLNQTAYNLLPQRYYLPTGSFVNNEELFLSGSGFEDGQHYTLSGDGTDLLQSTEDEFTRALELLRMSDSYVTQLPDRVVEGPPEGE
- a CDS encoding alpha/beta fold hydrolase, with product MIEERIPLKNLSINAKFSLNDKPVVLLLHFSGGNLHMWDGVLPQLEQDYSILAPDLRGHGRSDKPETGYHIDEMAEDMYQLLRHLQVEKCHVVGSSMGAQVAVSLAAAHPELVASLVCEGALNNEFGEYGIFNGTAEEMNQKKAQLRAELEEWKEPCYDSLELYVAGQKDELTAEGLWNEYFCAFYTHSLEQHPDGKYTYCCPNRVRIEYIEKYWELSFEHYYQTIQCPVLFLPSEAEWNDERVRSSLNAFAELLDSYEIALIPDSLHAYVWMQLPLQAGQAVRDFLDKQR
- a CDS encoding lipase family protein, coding for MNNRTDEEEWAIFLAAVCGQTYTQFANAEGAFVVPADFSAVHSFQAKSMGNVRELFGFILESPQEIIVAWRGSISTNDWLSNMNAAQKPFQYIKEPCLTHRGFTDIYASAREAILSVLGTLSPEKTLFVTGHSLGGALATLCALDVAANSAFTAPRLYTYGSPRVGDPDFAKAFSRYVRSSYRYANLFDVTTYVPPTVYKLPKQKTKYYYTHVQTLKSLSFQNGSPELNHVIRSYFAVLRKTRPDFTTALCAANPGFCPVPELVT